Proteins from a genomic interval of Rhodothermus marinus:
- a CDS encoding glycoside hydrolase family 97 protein — protein sequence MRRASLWLTLALLAAAACRPATERSLSSPDGQLTVQVGLQDGRLLYQVWRQGQPVLEPSPLGLVRSDADFTGGLRLEGVSPVRRVVETYTLVAGKRRVNRHEANERTYRLRNAGGRPLEVVFRVANDGVAFRYRFPESDPTPREILEERTTFDFPDSARAWLQPLAEPKSGWRQTNPSYEEYYLQDIPVGTPSPMAGWVFPALFRVGSHWVLITEADVDSTFCGVRLRPEAPGGAYRIGYPDAREAIPGQGHLPRSALPWQTPWRVLAVGDLKTIVESTLGTDLAAPAIAVDTTFIRPGRASWSWALLKDPSITYEVQRRFIDYAAEMGWEYTLIDVNWDSTIGYDRMAELARYAAARGVGLWLWYNSSGNWNTTTYRPKSRLLTRADRQREFARLAAMGIRGIKVDFFGGDGRSMIRYYHEILQDAAAHRLLVNFHGCTLPRGWVRTYPHLMTMEAVRGFEFVTFTQEGADREANHAAMLPFTRNVFDPMDYTPLSLGEIPGVVRRTTNGFQLALTVLFTSGVQHFAETPEGMRRVPEAVRAFLREVPVVWEETRFVDGWPGRFVVLARRAGDGRWYLAGINGEATSRTVTLDLSFLQPGQTGLLLTDGETARAFRIETLRYQSPLTVSMQPNGGFVLAWSP from the coding sequence ATGCGGCGCGCGTCGTTGTGGTTGACGCTGGCGCTGCTGGCGGCGGCCGCCTGTCGGCCGGCCACGGAGCGCTCGCTTTCCAGCCCGGACGGACAGCTCACCGTACAGGTGGGGCTGCAGGACGGACGGCTGTTGTACCAGGTGTGGCGCCAGGGACAGCCCGTACTGGAACCCTCACCGCTGGGGCTGGTCCGATCCGATGCCGACTTTACGGGCGGGCTCCGGCTGGAGGGCGTCAGTCCGGTGCGTCGGGTTGTCGAAACCTACACGCTGGTGGCCGGCAAGCGCCGCGTCAATCGCCATGAAGCGAACGAGCGCACCTACCGGCTGCGCAATGCCGGGGGACGGCCGCTGGAGGTGGTGTTTCGCGTCGCGAACGACGGCGTGGCCTTCCGCTATCGCTTTCCGGAAAGCGACCCGACGCCCCGGGAAATCCTTGAAGAACGGACCACGTTCGACTTCCCCGACAGCGCGCGGGCCTGGCTGCAACCGCTGGCCGAGCCGAAAAGCGGCTGGCGCCAGACGAACCCTTCCTACGAAGAGTACTACCTGCAGGACATCCCGGTCGGTACGCCCTCGCCCATGGCCGGCTGGGTCTTTCCCGCGCTGTTCCGGGTGGGGTCGCACTGGGTGCTGATCACCGAGGCGGACGTCGACAGTACGTTCTGCGGCGTACGGCTGCGCCCCGAGGCACCGGGCGGTGCCTATCGGATCGGTTATCCGGACGCCCGCGAGGCCATTCCCGGTCAGGGGCATCTACCGCGCAGCGCGCTTCCCTGGCAGACGCCCTGGCGCGTGCTCGCGGTGGGCGATCTGAAAACAATCGTCGAATCGACCCTGGGCACCGATCTGGCCGCCCCGGCCATTGCCGTCGATACCACGTTCATCCGGCCGGGCCGTGCCTCCTGGAGCTGGGCGCTGCTCAAAGACCCTTCCATTACCTATGAGGTGCAGCGCCGCTTCATCGACTATGCGGCCGAGATGGGCTGGGAGTACACGCTGATCGACGTCAACTGGGACTCGACGATCGGCTATGACCGCATGGCCGAACTGGCCCGCTATGCCGCCGCGCGAGGCGTCGGGCTCTGGCTCTGGTACAACTCGTCGGGCAACTGGAACACGACCACCTATCGGCCGAAAAGCCGGCTGCTGACCCGTGCGGATCGGCAGCGTGAATTTGCGCGGCTGGCCGCCATGGGCATTCGGGGGATCAAGGTGGATTTCTTCGGAGGCGATGGCCGCTCGATGATCCGCTACTACCATGAAATCCTGCAGGACGCGGCCGCGCACCGACTGCTGGTGAACTTTCACGGCTGCACGTTGCCGCGCGGCTGGGTCCGCACCTATCCCCACCTGATGACGATGGAGGCGGTCCGGGGCTTCGAATTTGTCACCTTCACGCAGGAAGGAGCCGATCGAGAGGCCAACCATGCGGCCATGCTGCCGTTCACGCGCAACGTGTTCGATCCGATGGACTACACGCCCCTGAGCCTGGGTGAAATTCCAGGCGTAGTGCGGCGTACGACGAACGGGTTTCAGCTGGCGCTGACCGTGCTGTTTACGTCCGGCGTCCAGCACTTTGCCGAAACGCCCGAGGGCATGCGCCGGGTGCCTGAGGCGGTGCGGGCGTTTCTGCGAGAGGTACCGGTCGTGTGGGAGGAGACGCGCTTTGTGGACGGCTGGCCCGGTCGGTTCGTGGTGCTGGCCCGCCGAGCCGGAGACGGGCGCTGGTATCTGGCCGGCATCAACGGCGAGGCGACGTCGCGGACGGTCACGCTGGATCTATCGTTTCTACAGCCCGGGCAGACCGGCCTGCTCCTGACCGACGGCGAAACCGCACGCGCTTTTCGGATCGAAACGCTGCGCTACCAGTCGCCGCTTACGGTCTCTATGCAGCCGAATGGCGGCTTTGTGCTCGCCTGGTCGCCCTGA
- a CDS encoding 3'-5' exonuclease, whose amino-acid sequence MRWKGMPLEVAPLLFFDVETSGLRPDRGAAIVELALLGAREPLLLWKGTSAQRLQRAQFRELFAHVREGVVVGHNLRFDFWFVTYEAGRLGLSVPPIRFIDTLGLARRLLPEQADYRLVALLHALGIEPDNPLHTAVADAQATRALFWKLVERGKLRTLADAGMKQLTWTHR is encoded by the coding sequence ATGCGCTGGAAAGGAATGCCGCTCGAAGTGGCACCGCTGCTTTTCTTCGACGTGGAGACCAGCGGGCTGCGGCCTGATCGTGGCGCCGCGATCGTCGAACTGGCGCTGCTCGGCGCACGCGAGCCGCTCCTGCTCTGGAAAGGGACAAGCGCGCAGCGACTGCAGCGCGCACAGTTCAGGGAGCTGTTCGCGCATGTTCGGGAAGGGGTGGTCGTCGGACACAACCTGCGCTTCGACTTCTGGTTCGTCACGTACGAGGCCGGACGGCTGGGATTGTCCGTGCCACCCATCCGGTTCATCGACACACTTGGACTGGCCCGGCGTTTGCTGCCCGAACAGGCTGATTACCGGCTCGTCGCCCTGCTGCACGCGCTGGGGATCGAACCGGACAACCCCCTGCATACGGCCGTAGCCGATGCACAGGCTACCCGTGCGCTTTTCTGGAAACTGGTGGAACGAGGCAAGCTGCGTACCCTGGCCGACGCCGGCATGAAGCAATTGACCTGGACTCATCGCTGA
- a CDS encoding alpha-N-arabinofuranosidase: MRGLFSKGLLLLIVLACTGSVLQAQPTHRLVIHADQGRVQISRHIYGHFIEHLGYGIYGGFWQRDAQGRWHLRQDIIDALRRIRIPNLRWPGGCFADLYHWKDGIGPQEQRRPILNAFWGQVVEDNSFGTHEFMALVEALGAEPYIAGNVGSGTPREMAEWVEYLTAEDGPMARLRKQNGREQPWRVPFWGVGNESWGCGGNMDPEYYADLYRRFATYLFNYSGNQLYKIAAGPADADTTWTSVLMRDVFRRNPWLMQGISVHYYTWISKTGRWNEKEPATGFDEWGWFKGLQKALFLDEVLRRHETVMDRYDPEKRVGLIVDEWGMWHAPEPGSNPAFLVQQNTLRDALVAAVSLNIFNHHAERVKMANLAQTINVLQALILTREGEETIVLTPTYHVFDLYKEHQDATLLPVELEAGEYRYGDEAIPALHASASRNAEGAVHLTIANLDPHQERVVQARLEGIQPARVEGRVLTAEAMDAHNTFEAPDRVRPVAFTAYRAVGNGVYELRLPAKSVVALTFYPR, translated from the coding sequence ATGCGTGGACTGTTTTCGAAAGGGCTTTTGCTGCTGATCGTGCTGGCCTGCACCGGCAGCGTTTTGCAGGCACAACCGACGCACCGGCTCGTCATTCACGCGGATCAGGGTCGGGTGCAGATCAGCCGGCACATTTACGGGCATTTTATCGAACACCTGGGCTACGGCATCTATGGTGGTTTCTGGCAGCGGGACGCGCAGGGACGCTGGCACCTGCGGCAGGACATTATCGACGCGCTCCGGCGCATTCGCATCCCGAACCTGCGCTGGCCCGGCGGCTGCTTTGCCGACCTGTACCACTGGAAAGACGGCATCGGTCCGCAGGAGCAGCGTCGGCCGATCCTGAATGCCTTCTGGGGACAGGTGGTCGAGGACAACAGCTTCGGCACGCACGAATTCATGGCGCTGGTCGAAGCACTGGGCGCCGAGCCCTACATCGCCGGGAACGTGGGCAGCGGCACGCCCCGCGAAATGGCCGAGTGGGTCGAATACCTGACGGCCGAAGACGGTCCCATGGCCCGCCTGCGCAAGCAGAACGGTCGCGAACAGCCCTGGCGCGTGCCCTTCTGGGGCGTGGGCAACGAAAGCTGGGGCTGCGGCGGCAACATGGACCCCGAGTACTATGCGGACCTCTACCGCCGCTTTGCCACGTACCTGTTCAACTATAGCGGCAACCAGCTCTACAAAATTGCAGCCGGACCGGCCGATGCCGACACGACCTGGACCAGCGTGCTCATGCGCGATGTCTTCCGTCGCAATCCCTGGCTGATGCAGGGCATTTCCGTGCACTATTACACCTGGATCTCGAAAACGGGCCGCTGGAACGAAAAAGAACCGGCTACCGGCTTTGACGAGTGGGGCTGGTTCAAAGGATTGCAGAAGGCGCTCTTTCTGGACGAAGTGCTGCGCCGGCATGAAACCGTCATGGACCGCTACGATCCCGAAAAGCGGGTGGGGTTGATCGTGGACGAATGGGGCATGTGGCATGCGCCCGAGCCCGGCTCGAACCCGGCCTTTCTGGTGCAGCAGAACACGCTGCGCGATGCGCTCGTGGCGGCCGTTTCGCTGAACATCTTCAACCACCACGCCGAACGCGTCAAGATGGCCAATCTGGCGCAGACGATCAACGTGCTGCAGGCGCTGATCCTCACGCGGGAAGGCGAGGAAACGATCGTGCTGACGCCCACCTATCACGTGTTCGACCTCTACAAAGAACATCAGGACGCGACGCTATTGCCTGTCGAGCTGGAGGCCGGGGAATACCGCTACGGCGACGAGGCCATTCCGGCGCTGCATGCTTCGGCTTCGCGCAATGCGGAAGGGGCCGTGCATCTGACGATTGCCAATCTGGACCCCCATCAGGAGCGGGTGGTGCAGGCTCGGCTGGAGGGCATCCAGCCGGCCCGTGTGGAAGGGCGTGTGCTGACCGCCGAGGCAATGGATGCGCACAACACGTTCGAGGCGCCCGACCGGGTGCGACCGGTCGCCTTCACCGCCTACCGTGCCGTGGGCAATGGCGTCTATGAGCTACGCCTTCCCGCCAAATCGGTCGTGGCGCTCACTTTCTATCCGCGCTGA
- a CDS encoding LacI family DNA-binding transcriptional regulator: MPSEASTQKRVTISDVARYAGVSNATVSAVLNNKGTVKESTRRRVLEAIEKLNYRPSGAARRRLQPTLHRTIGLVVKEVDNPYFADIFLGARAVANQHGYTVLITSSESDFASEHRIVDLLADKDVDGLIINPLLEEQADLSHLFELKRRNIPFVLIENVLGLQANIVDVDNVAASKEATRYLIEGGHERIIHFAGPRYSLHTEERIEGFRRAFSETNLIFREDMIVYAGARLKDGYEKGLAYFQEHRDNPPTAVTCYNDLVAIGLMRALHQLGIKVPDQVSIIGYDDIAIAEYLPIPLTTVRVPKTEMGAKAAELLIRQIEGANGRGGSDAVERIFLQAQLVVRNSTRPLK; the protein is encoded by the coding sequence ATGCCCTCGGAAGCCTCCACGCAGAAGCGCGTCACCATCTCGGACGTGGCCCGCTACGCGGGCGTCTCGAACGCGACCGTCTCGGCCGTGCTCAACAACAAGGGTACAGTCAAGGAGAGCACCCGTCGTCGTGTGCTGGAAGCCATCGAAAAGCTGAACTACCGGCCCAGCGGCGCCGCCCGCCGTCGCCTGCAGCCCACGCTGCACCGCACGATCGGCCTGGTCGTCAAGGAAGTCGATAATCCCTACTTTGCCGACATCTTCCTGGGCGCCCGCGCAGTGGCCAACCAGCATGGCTATACCGTGCTCATCACCAGCTCGGAAAGCGACTTTGCTTCCGAACACCGCATCGTCGACCTGTTGGCCGACAAGGACGTCGATGGCCTGATCATCAATCCGCTGCTCGAAGAACAGGCGGACCTTTCCCACCTGTTCGAACTCAAGCGCCGCAACATTCCCTTTGTGCTCATTGAAAACGTCCTCGGCCTGCAGGCCAACATCGTGGACGTGGACAACGTGGCGGCCTCCAAAGAAGCCACGCGCTACCTGATCGAAGGCGGACACGAACGCATCATCCACTTTGCCGGGCCGCGCTACTCGCTGCACACCGAAGAACGCATTGAAGGCTTCCGGCGGGCCTTCAGTGAAACGAATCTGATCTTCCGCGAAGACATGATCGTCTACGCCGGGGCCCGCCTGAAAGACGGCTACGAAAAGGGCCTGGCCTACTTCCAGGAACATCGCGACAACCCGCCGACGGCCGTCACCTGCTACAACGACCTGGTGGCCATCGGGCTGATGCGGGCGCTGCACCAGCTCGGCATCAAGGTGCCCGATCAGGTCTCCATCATCGGGTACGACGACATCGCCATCGCCGAATACCTGCCCATCCCGCTGACAACCGTGCGCGTGCCCAAAACGGAGATGGGCGCCAAAGCGGCCGAACTGCTCATCCGCCAGATCGAGGGGGCCAATGGACGGGGCGGTTCGGATGCGGTCGAGCGCATCTTCTTGCAGGCCCAACTGGTCGTGCGGAATTCGACGCGCCCGCTGAAGTGA
- a CDS encoding glycoside hydrolase family 127 protein, which translates to MPTRICWILLSGLLLSHTLQAQPLTAETDARSRERLRAFAFPPRAVRLLDSPFLEAMQRDVAYLFELDPDRLLSRFRRFAGLEPKAPEYGGWESQGISGHTLGHYLSALSMYYAATGDEKARARIDYIVSELAEVQRAHGNGYVGAIPEGDRLWAEIARGEIWQAEPFSLNGAWVPWYTMHKIFQGLIDAYWYGGSEQALEVVTRLADWAYETTKNLTPAQWQQMLRTEHGGMNEALANLYSITGNPKHRELSEKFYHAAVLSPLARGIPNLTGLHANTQIPKVIGVVRQYELIGSDSLRAVAEFFWEEVVQHHTYVIGGNSQNEHFGPRDSLANRLGEGTAETCNTYNMLRLTRHLFALHPEKVRYVDFYERALYNHILASQDPKRGMFTYYMSLRPGHFKTYATPEHSFWCCVGIGMENHVKYNEFIYFYNGDTLYVNLFIPSELNWERRALRLRLETAFPESNRVRLDFDPEVPQRLVVKVRHPSWAQDALDVRINGEVQSVTSRPGSYLTLARVWQPGDEVEITLPMRLRVETMPDNPDRFAILYGPIVLAGVFGSRGMPEGGAYAKDQWEFFGWPAPPVPKLCGDLNRVEDWVKPLATGGELRFHTVGVGKPADVLLKPFYEVHHERYTIYWDRCR; encoded by the coding sequence ATGCCCACACGCATCTGCTGGATTTTGCTATCGGGACTGCTGCTGAGCCACACGCTGCAGGCGCAGCCGCTCACGGCCGAAACGGACGCCCGCTCCCGGGAACGCCTCCGGGCCTTCGCCTTCCCGCCGCGGGCCGTCCGGCTGCTCGACAGCCCTTTCCTTGAAGCCATGCAGCGGGACGTGGCCTATCTGTTCGAGCTGGACCCCGACCGACTCCTCAGCCGCTTTCGTCGCTTCGCCGGTCTGGAGCCGAAAGCGCCGGAGTACGGCGGCTGGGAATCGCAGGGCATCTCGGGCCATACGCTGGGGCACTACCTGTCGGCGCTGTCCATGTACTACGCGGCCACCGGCGACGAGAAGGCCCGTGCGCGCATCGACTACATCGTAAGCGAACTGGCCGAAGTGCAACGCGCACACGGCAACGGCTACGTGGGAGCCATTCCCGAAGGCGATCGCCTCTGGGCCGAAATCGCCCGGGGCGAGATCTGGCAGGCCGAGCCTTTCTCGCTCAACGGCGCCTGGGTTCCCTGGTACACCATGCACAAAATCTTTCAGGGACTGATCGATGCCTACTGGTATGGCGGCAGCGAGCAGGCGCTGGAGGTGGTGACCCGACTGGCCGACTGGGCCTACGAAACCACAAAGAACCTGACGCCCGCCCAGTGGCAGCAGATGCTCCGCACCGAGCACGGCGGCATGAACGAAGCGCTGGCCAACCTCTACAGCATCACAGGCAACCCGAAACACCGCGAGCTGAGCGAGAAATTCTACCATGCGGCCGTGCTCTCCCCACTGGCCCGCGGCATTCCGAACCTGACCGGCCTGCATGCGAACACGCAGATCCCCAAGGTCATCGGGGTGGTGCGGCAGTACGAACTGATCGGCAGCGACTCGCTGCGGGCCGTGGCCGAGTTCTTCTGGGAAGAAGTGGTGCAGCACCATACCTACGTCATCGGCGGTAACTCGCAGAACGAGCACTTCGGACCGCGCGACAGCCTCGCCAACCGCCTGGGTGAAGGTACCGCCGAGACCTGCAACACCTACAACATGCTGCGCCTCACGCGCCATCTGTTTGCGCTGCACCCGGAAAAAGTCCGCTACGTGGACTTCTACGAGCGGGCGCTCTACAACCACATTCTGGCCTCGCAGGACCCCAAACGGGGTATGTTCACCTATTACATGTCGCTTCGTCCCGGACACTTCAAAACCTACGCGACCCCGGAGCATTCCTTCTGGTGTTGCGTCGGGATCGGCATGGAAAACCATGTCAAGTACAACGAATTCATCTACTTCTACAACGGCGATACGCTGTACGTGAACCTGTTCATTCCTTCGGAGCTGAACTGGGAGCGGCGGGCGCTCCGGTTGCGTCTGGAGACGGCCTTTCCGGAAAGCAACCGCGTGCGGCTGGACTTCGACCCGGAGGTGCCGCAGCGGCTGGTGGTGAAAGTGCGGCATCCATCCTGGGCGCAGGACGCCCTCGACGTCCGGATCAACGGCGAGGTGCAATCCGTGACGAGCCGGCCGGGAAGCTACCTGACGCTGGCACGCGTCTGGCAGCCGGGCGACGAAGTGGAAATCACGCTCCCGATGCGCCTTCGTGTCGAAACCATGCCGGACAATCCCGATCGCTTTGCCATCCTCTACGGACCGATCGTGCTGGCCGGCGTTTTCGGAAGCCGCGGCATGCCCGAGGGCGGCGCCTACGCGAAGGATCAGTGGGAGTTTTTCGGCTGGCCGGCCCCGCCGGTCCCGAAGCTCTGCGGCGATCTGAACCGCGTGGAAGACTGGGTGAAACCCCTGGCCACCGGCGGCGAGTTGCGTTTCCACACCGTGGGCGTCGGTAAACCCGCCGACGTGCTGCTCAAGCCCTTTTACGAAGTGCACCACGAGCGCTACACGATCTACTGGGATCGTTGCCGCTGA